Genomic DNA from Alosa alosa isolate M-15738 ecotype Scorff River chromosome 6, AALO_Geno_1.1, whole genome shotgun sequence:
tcatgtacagtatgtattcataggcctatagaccctttcaactgcagaaacaaacaattctacagtaagCGTTCCATTTTCTGGAGGcacaaaaaaatgtattgagctaatggtactgtaacatggTGACATGGaaatagagtaaaaagacaaattttaataaagtcaactttttgtagaacattactgtaagctaaagtccgattactgtaTTTTCTCTaattttcaaagtatctgcgttGGTTCTGAaaatttcaaccggaaatcctctaggagcagattgaaagggtctatccctatatagagagtatatctattcatagacctatactaaggcaatgattggatggtgttcagtaaagagtgtttgcacatgtgaagagaaagagtgaagcactggtgatttagtgtgccattttgatgggttgtgtttgaagaacgaaatcaagttacttcctgttagaattttgtgtgttaggtagaaaattgtgtgttgtgttttgcaaaatgtgttttagtcaattgaaaactgagtcaaacactaagaattagtgtatggttttgcagatttggtgtcgggttatgatgtttggaggacatgtttagaaaattgtgtttttttttttcatttgctcCTTTAAATAAGTGTATAGAACAGGTTCCTTCTACTTATGCTATTGAAATCTAATAAAAAGAAACTTAAACTAATGAGCTGAAACTATTGTTAAATATTCTATTGTTCAGTTTCTTGATCATTGGCTATTTTAATATAAATACCCCAACCTGAAACTGCAGGAGGCTTTTGTTGCGGGTATAGACCTACTGGAGGGCCCTTGCCTCATTTTTTTCAATGCAATGCTTCATGAAATTAAGTCTTCATTTTTAGTCATTGCCAGCTCTTCCGCTTAAATGTATTAGAATTCCCTCCGTTACAGTCTGTGCATTCCTACGACTGATGAGGAAATATCTTGTTCTCgatattacagcgccccctggTGGTATTCCAAACACATTGGTGCTGCCCTATATTTCAGCGCACGACAGGATCATGCTCAAAGTCATATTCAGAGCTGCATGACGCTCATGTAACTGTGTCTGATCATGTGGAAATTAGGTTTCCATCAAAACATCTAGGGAAGAccttaaatatatttttctccATCAAGAAGTGCCTTGGCCAAAACAATTTGGGCAAAACATGACTTGCGGTCTGGAAAACAGGTAATAAAAACGAATAGCCTTGAACAATGCACGACAATATGAACAAAACCACTTAAAATCTTTAAAACAGAAATACAcatatgttttatttgttcTCCATTTTATGACGTTAATTCTATCTTCTTTTTCGCAGCGAAATGGTTAAAACGGTGTTTCAATGGTTCAGGTAGCCTGCAGAGTCAGAATTAGTCAGATTTCCAAAAGTTGGTCTTTGTATTAATCACTATGCCTGGAACAATAGTCACTGTAGTCTTGATGGAGAACAACTAGCACAATTCAATTACTATGATGAAGTAACAGGGTTGCAATGCTGCTACCTAATCTCATTGCACTATTAAATGTGGTGCAGTGCATCGACGTCCTCACTCCGTCAACACTTCGGACAGACCAGACGTCCTCCCGCTGACTGTAGACCTAGTTTTACGCGCCACCTGTTGCTGTACTCACGCATAGGACCAACGAAACTTGGTGGAACTTGAGTTTGCGTTTAGCCCAATCTGATTTTCTTCATCGCGCTTCGACACTCTGCACTGGACATGTGGTGGATGCTGTACCCGCGATGGATTTGGTTTCTTGTCGGACACCTCTGCTTTCTGCGGTTGGACTCTCTTGTCAGGGCGATGGCTGTGCCCAAGCTCGTTTATTCACACGCGGGAATGTGCCCCAATGAAATGAACCCAAACCTGTGGGTGGATGCCATGAGTACCTGCGAGCGGGAGTGTGAATCCGATCGGGTGAGACTTCAAGCGCCTGTCGCTTTTCCACAAAGTTGAATATCGGGGGGCATCACTGAACGAAAGATGTTGATTTATGACGCGCCATTATGGAAGAATAAGGACAAATGATTAGCATGAGCATGGGATAATGAGATGTAAATTGAGCAATTGATGCAAAATAATTCAAGCCATGAGATACTCTCACCACGAAGCCTGCTTGTGTGTAGATTTAAATAAGAATTGAGTGATGCATTGTTATTTAAACTACATATGTGCAATTTTGCCAATCCATAAGAGaatttgttttgcatttagtgatatttgtgttttaaaaaattCTATTGCTGCCAACTTTTTGAAAGCTCATTTGTTGAGTCTGTTCGTCCCTTTCTTCTTTCCCCCTTGTCTCTCTACCAACAAAGGACTGTGAAACATTTGAGAAATGCTGTGCCAACGTTTGCGGACTCAAGAGCTGTGTGGCATCCCGCTACTTTGACATCAAAGGCAAGAAGGGGCCCGTGGGGATGCCAAAGGAGGCGACGTGCGAGAAGTTCATGTGCAGCCAGCAGGGTTCCGAGTGCGACATCTGGGACGGCCAGCCTGTGTGCAAGTGCCGGGACCGCTGTGAGAGGGAGCCCCACTTCACCTGTGCCTCGGACGGCATGACCTACTACAACAAGTGCTACCTGGACGCCGAGGCCTGTAACAAGGGCGTCACCATCACCGAGGTGTCCTGCCGCTACCAGCTGCCCTGGTTCAACACCAGCCCCCTTCCCGAGGAGACCACCTTAAACCCCACCACCGCCCAGCTGGAGACCACCCCCATGGACATCCAGCTGCCCATGATGACCAACAAGCCCATCCACCAGTCGGTGTTCGTGGGCGAGACGGCCAGCTTCCTGTGCGAGGTGGTGGGCCGCCCCAAGCCCGAGATCACCTGGGAGAAGCAGCTGGCCGGCCGCGACAACCAGGTGATGTGGCCCAACCATGTGCGCGGTAACGTGGTGGTCACCAACATCGGCCAGCTGGTCATCTACAACGCCCAGCTCCAGGACGCCGGCATCTACACCTGCACGGCCCGGAACCTCGGCGGCTCGCTGCAGGCTCACTTCCCCCTGTCAGTGGTCAAGCGCGAGCAGGTCTTCGCGGCTGAGGAGGGGCAGCCAAAgggcaacagcagcagcggcggcagcgTCCGGCTCCCCGCGGAGGAGTGCCTCAAGCCGCCGGACGCGGGCGTCTGTGGTGAGGAGAGCGTGAGCTGGTACTATGAGGCCAAACGGAACAACTGCTTCGCCTTCACCTACAGCCAGTGCAACAAGAACCGCAACCACTTTGACAGCTACCAGGCCTGCATGCTGTCGTGTGGGGCAGCCGAGGTGACCGCTCCCTGCTCCCTGCCGCCCGTCCAGGGCCCCTGCAAGGCCTACGAGCCACGCTGGGCGTACAACCGGGCGCTCAAGCAGTGCCAGTCGTTCGTCTACGGCGGCTGCGGTGGCAACGAGAACAACTTCGACAGCCGGGAAGCGTGTGAGGACGCCTGCCCATTCCCCAAGGGCAGCAACTGCAAGGTGTGCAAGCCGCGGCAGAAGATGGTGGCCAGCTTCTGCCGCGCGGACTTCGTCATACTGGGCCGC
This window encodes:
- the wfikkn2a gene encoding WAP, Kazal, immunoglobulin, Kunitz and NTR domain-containing protein 2, whose product is MWWMLYPRWIWFLVGHLCFLRLDSLVRAMAVPKLVYSHAGMCPNEMNPNLWVDAMSTCERECESDRDCETFEKCCANVCGLKSCVASRYFDIKGKKGPVGMPKEATCEKFMCSQQGSECDIWDGQPVCKCRDRCEREPHFTCASDGMTYYNKCYLDAEACNKGVTITEVSCRYQLPWFNTSPLPEETTLNPTTAQLETTPMDIQLPMMTNKPIHQSVFVGETASFLCEVVGRPKPEITWEKQLAGRDNQVMWPNHVRGNVVVTNIGQLVIYNAQLQDAGIYTCTARNLGGSLQAHFPLSVVKREQVFAAEEGQPKGNSSSGGSVRLPAEECLKPPDAGVCGEESVSWYYEAKRNNCFAFTYSQCNKNRNHFDSYQACMLSCGAAEVTAPCSLPPVQGPCKAYEPRWAYNRALKQCQSFVYGGCGGNENNFDSREACEDACPFPKGSNCKVCKPRQKMVASFCRADFVILGRVTELTEDQDSGHALVTVEEILKDDKMGLKFFGKEPLEVTLLNVDWSCPCPNITRGADAGQLVVMGDVHNGMAVLQPDSFVGASSTRRVRKLREVVSKKTCDFLKDLSAA